TGGGAGGCATGGGATTGAAAGCATGCAGACGATTCACACATCCGTTCAAATTTCCATTCTGCACCTGCACATTAAGATCGGTATAGTTATCGAGCCGGTAATTGCTGGAAGGTTGCGATCCGGAATGACAACTGAAACAATAATTCTGCATCAGAGGAGCAATGTTCCGCGAATAGGAAGGATGTGAAGTAGTATCGCACGGAGTGAAAATACTTCCTGCAGGATAGATGTCATCTTTTTTATCATAATAACATCCTGCAATGAAAAGTGCAGCGATCAAAGAAATGGCAAAATATTTTTTCATGCTTAGTTATTTTGTGCGCCTTGCGCGATCCAGACATATAGAAAACGAATTTGTGTATCCGTCAACGCAGGATAAGAATCCTTCGGCATTTTATCATCGGAAGCTCCCGAAACCCTGTTGTACAAATCACTCTTGTGCGGTTTCCCGGCAACAATGCGCTCGCCGGTCATCATATCATTGTAAGAGTCGATCGGTTTTGCTGTTGTTGATAAAGTATCATGACATCCGTTGTGCTGGCAACTTCCGCGAATAATGGGACGAATATCATTTTCGAAACTCACTTGCTGCGAGGGAAGAATAGGATCGTGTTTACATGCCGGGATCATAGCCAGTAATCCCAAGAGGAAAGCGATCAATAAAAAATATTTTTTCACGTCAATAATGTTTTTGTAAAGTTAAAAAATATGTTTTGACACGCATTGAAGTTCGCGTTTCTAATCCTGGTTTTAACACGTCAGGAAAACATCCCTGCCGCTCATTTCATCAATGATTTTCACCGTTCGTAATAAAGAAGGTTCATTTTCTGATACCGGTGAAAAAACATCCAAGCGAAACTTTCCACATGTAATAAAGCGCGCGCACCGAATTGATGGAAGAAACTCCGCCCTGTCGCTCGCGCATGTGCACAGGAACTTCTCCAATGGAAAGTTTGTTTTTGCTGTAAAGAACGAGTGCTTCCGGCTCGGGATATTCATCGGGATAATATTCATATACGACGGAAAGCGCTCTGCGGTTGAGGAGACGAAGGCCTGAAGTAGTATCAAAAATTTTTTTTCCGGTAAGAAGTTTGTTCAACCGGCTGAAATATCCAATGCCTGCTCTGCGCAACGAAGAAGATTGAAACCCTTCTCCGGTAATGAAACGGGAACCGATAGTTACATCCCATTTATTTTTGTGCGACGCGTGTATCATTTCATTCAATGCACTTGCCGGATGTTGCCCGTCGCCGTCTATCTGTACTGCAAAATCAAAATCATTCTCAAAAGCAAAACGAAAACCGGTCTGTACTGCGCCTCCGATTCCAAGATTAACCGGAAGGTGCAACGCTACACAGGGAAGATGATCAATAATATTTCCAGTTTCATCAGTAGAACAATCATTCACTACAACTACTGTCAACTGAAAATGATCTTTCATGGCAGCAGCTAATAATTCTTCCACCACATTCCTGATCGAATGTGATTCATTGTATGCAGGAACAATCGCAGCAATTTTCATAAATCAAAAAGAGGAAACACATGCTGTATTCCCTCTCAAAAGTAGATGAATAATATTCACACTTTCAAGCAGAAATATTTTCCGTTGAACTTCTGCAACCAGAAAAAAATCATTCTACCATTGCACAAGTACAAATCCCGGTGAACCTGATCCACCTCCGTTTCCACCGAGGTAACCACCGGCGCCACCGGCTCCGTATCCAGCGCCATTGCTTGCTCCGAAATTCGGTGAATTTCCACCGGCGCCGAAAATAGTTCCTCCGCCACTTCCTGATCCTCCGAAATTCAATGCGTAAGATCCTTGTGCTCCTCCTGCTCCACCACTTGTACCCGGACCACCAGCTGCATTTGCGCCACCACCTCCATTACAGGTGAGAAATATTCCAAAAGAACTTGCTCCACCATTGTTGCCCGCCATTCTCGGAGGACCAGGAGCACTTCCTGTCCCACCAGCACCAACTGTAATTGCAATAGTAGATAAAGGAACAACTGTAAATTGTTCAGCAATTACTGCGGCACCACCACCACCACCACCACCGGTATAAGTTCCATCTCCACTCGAACCACCGCCACCTCCACCACACATGCTCACCCAAACAGTAGTTACTCCGGACGGAACAGTGAACGTTCCATTCGCAGTAAATCGTAGTTCTCCGTGATCACTCTGCGGTCCTGTTGCACCAGTGGCACCTGCAGGTCCGGTTGGTCCCGTTGCGCCAACTGCACCAGTCGCACCAACAGCACCCGTTGCACCAACAGCACCAGTCGGTCCAGTTACACCGGCAGCACCATTAGCCCCAGTTGGTCCTGTTGCACCAGCAGCACCTGTATTTCCAGTTGATCCCGTTGCACCGTTTGCACCAGTAGAACCAGTCGGTCCTGTTGCTCCATTTGCACCAGCGGCACCAGTTGGTCCAGCAACACCAGTTGCACCAACAGCACCGGTTGGTCCAGTTAATCCAGTTGTTCCAGTTGCTCCGGCAGCACCAGTTGGCCCTGTTGCTCCATTTGCACCAGCGGCACCGGTCGGTCCTGTTGCACCATTTGCACCAGCAGGACCAGTTGGTCCCGTTGGACCCGGAGTAGAACTTCCTGATGTTTGAGCATACAACGCGTAAGGAACAGAAATGAGTTGTGTGGTACCTGCGGAAACGTAACTATTTCCACCTGAAATATCCATTCCTACTTCGAGAAAGTAAGGACCATTCGCCCAATTGATGGAAGAAAATATTCCGCTTACAGGAGTTCCCATTCCCATTTGTACAGAATACAAACCGAATTGATTACTTGTTGGAGAAAAAGTTTCCTGGTAAACGATCGTACCGGTAGTTGAACCCTGATGTATCGTTAGTTCGAGGCCGAGTAATTGGTTGGTGATCGCGTTTCCTGCGCCATCACGTGCGATGCCCTGGTAATTGACCGCTTGAGGTGCTTGTGCGAATGCAGCAGTTGCAAATAGGAGAAGGGTCAGAGTAATTATTTTTTTCATGGCTAGTGGGATAAAGTGATCGTGGAAGTATGAATTGTAATGTTTGCACCGCAAGAGATGGTACAACGAATAAAATAAATTTCATTTGGTTGAGCGGAAAGATCTATTTGTTGAACCTGGTGTCCGCTTGTTTGTGAATTTGTATTTGAGTAAACCAATTGTCCGACATTATTAAAAGCTTCTATGATAACGTCGGAATTATTTTCCAGATTATATTCAACAAAGAATTGTCCGTTGTTAGGATTTGGAAATGTTCCGAGTTGATCATTCATA
This sequence is a window from Bacteroidota bacterium. Protein-coding genes within it:
- a CDS encoding glycosyltransferase family 2 protein, translating into MKIAAIVPAYNESHSIRNVVEELLAAAMKDHFQLTVVVVNDCSTDETGNIIDHLPCVALHLPVNLGIGGAVQTGFRFAFENDFDFAVQIDGDGQHPASALNEMIHASHKNKWDVTIGSRFITGEGFQSSSLRRAGIGYFSRLNKLLTGKKIFDTTSGLRLLNRRALSVVYEYYPDEYPEPEALVLYSKNKLSIGEVPVHMRERQGGVSSINSVRALYYMWKVSLGCFFTGIRK
- a CDS encoding T9SS type A sorting domain-containing protein is translated as MSKFYLAFFMMLIPVFVGAQTSSPDVLATGGGFATGAGFTNSFTVGQGSITPTYSAGTFILTQGFQQPVDFSTGIVPLYMNDQLGTFPNPNNGQFFVEYNLENNSDVIIEAFNNVGQLVYSNTNSQTSGHQVQQIDLSAQPNEIYFIRCTISCGANITIHTSTITLSH